The Desulfonatronovibrio magnus region AGGCAGCAGCTCAAAACTCACCTATCTTCCTTTGCCTGTGGACGACCCTCAGAAAAGACGCCCTGACATCAGCCTGGCCAGAGAGAAGTTCGGCTGGGAGCCGAAAATTGCATTGCAGGAAGGACTAAAAAAGACAATTGCCTATTTTGAAGAGCTGATTCGTCATGGATGCGACAGGAGCGAGTCTTAATTTTACTCATCCTCTCACATGAATAAATCCGTCAGGGGATTTTACCCTGACGGGTTTATTACAGGGTACTACAGATTAACCTGGTTTAATGCTTTGAAACCGGAAATGACAGTCTGGGGGGCATGTTCCACTATGCGTATAATACGCAGATTGAACAAAACGGGTCAAGCGCGTAATGTTCAATTAAGAACGTATGTTGAACATTTTGGGTCAAGCGCGGAATGTGCATTTTTCTAAGGTAGCAGGGGAGAGCCAGTCCCCGTGCCACGTGCATAGCGATAGAGAGATACTTGTCATGCTTTAAATTGTATGAAATATTACACCATGGAGAAAAGCTCACGGCGTCCCTGGCCTGGAACTGGCGCCAGGTGGAAAAAACCACCATGGCCCTGGCTGAAAAAGAAGCCAGGGGGTACTTTGAAAAGGATATTGCCTACAGGCATTGGGCTGCCATGCATGGCGGGGTCTATGTCCCCATCACCGAGACCACCCCGCCCAACCCCTATCTCATGCATCTCCCTGACCGGGACGTGACCACCACGGAGTAAAGTTGTTGAACTTTGTAATCTTAAGGACGTTTCATGCACCACGAAAGTTATAAGCGGTTTATTGAATGTTCATTTTTTGGATATGCCTATCACAAGGTTATTCTAAATGATCAGGGTCGGCCAGTGGACTATGAGTTTATTGAGGTCAATGCCGGGTTTGAAAAAATGACCGGTCTGACGGCTGAAAAGATCCTTGGCCGCAAGGTGACTGAAGTCTTGCCCGGTATCCAGGATTCTTCTTTTGACTGGATCGGTTTTTACGGCAGAATTGCCGTGGAACAGACAGAAGAGGAATTTGAGCAGTATTCAGAGCCGCTCAAACGCTGGTACAAGGTCAGTGCCTATTCACCCAAAAAGCATCATTTTGTGACTATCATCCAGGACATTACCTCAGAGAAAGGGTCTGAGGTGAAGCTGCTGGAAAGCAGGGAACAAAAAGCCGCCACCCTGCACTCCATAGGCGACGGGGTCGTCTCCTGCGATAAAAGCGGCCGGATACAGGATATGAACCCGGCCGCTGAGAACCTGACGGGCTGGACTCTTGACGAGTCCGTGGGACGTCCTCTGGAGGAGGTGTTCAATAGTGTCGCTTTAAAAGACCGCGGCAAGGAGGAAAACCCCGTATCCAGGGTTTTGCGGCAGGGGCTGGCTGTGGACCAGGACAGGTATTCGGTGCTCCTGTCCAGAAACGGCGGAAAGATAACCATCAAAACGAGCTGTTCCCCCATCAGAGACAACACGGGCGGCATTACCGGCGCTGTCCTGGTGTTTCGCGATGTGACCAGGGAACATACAGCGAATTTGCTGACCCAAAAAAGGCTGGAGCTGCATGACTATGCAGCTGTTCATTCCTTGGATGAGCTTATGACCAAGGTCCTGGATGATGCGGAAGAATTTGTGGACAGCTCCATAGGCTTTTACCATTTCGTGGAAAAAGATCAGAAGACCCTTTCCCTGCAGAGATGGTCAACCAGATCGTTACAGGAATTGTGTCACATGCCGGGCAACAAGATGCATTACTCCATTGACCAGGCAGGGGTCTGGGTGGAGGCTGCACAACGGAAAAAAACGGTTATCCACAACGATTACGAGTCCATGCCGGACAAAAAGGGCCTGCCGGAGGGACATGCCAGGGTGATTCGCGAGGTCGTGGTTCCGGTCATTCGGGATGGCAGGGTCGTCGCAATCATGGGCCTGGGCAATAAACCCACTGACTATGATGAAAAAGATGTTGAAATCATCTCCTTTTTCGCGGATGTAACCTGGGACCTGGTCAAGCAGAAACGCACACAGGAGGCTCTGCAAAACAGTATTACAGAAAAAAATCTGGCCCAGCAGGAATTGCAGCGGAATGCCAGAAATCTTGAAATTAAAAATGCGGAACTCGACACAGCCCGCATCAAGGCTCAGGCCGCCAACCGGGCCAAAAGCGAATTCCTGGCCAACATGAGTCATGAAGTCCGCACCCCCATGAACGCGGTCATGGGCATGAGTTCCCTGCTGCTGGACACTGAATTGACCTCCAGGCAGAAGGAATACGCCCTGAGCATCCAGCGCAACAGCGAATCTTTATTGCGCCTCATCAGTGACATCCTGGATATTTCCAGAATTGAACGTGAAAAGCTCTCCCTGGATATTGATGAGTTCAATCTGCAAAGCTTTCTGGAGCAACTGGCCTCAGAATTCCAGCCCAAAGCCCGCAAAAAAAATCTGGAGTTCACCTTTGATGCAGGCCCCGAGATAAATTGTATTGTTTCAGGTGATGAGCAAAGGATCAGGCAGATACTGGCCAACCTGCTGGACAATGCCATCAAGTTCACCCCTCGGGGCCACGTGGAATTCAGTGCGCAAATACTTGAAGAGGAAAAAAATCCTCATTCCGGGGGGCGGAATATGGTTACTCTGGATTTTGAGGTCCGGGATTCCGGCATCGGCATTTCCGAGGATAAACTGGACCATATTTTTGAAAAGTTTTCCCAGGCGGATTCGTCCTCGGTGCGCGAATACGGCGGCACTGGTCTGGGCCTGGCCGTTGCCAGGCAACTGGCTTTACTCATGAAGGGCGATATCCGGGTCGCCAGCAAGCCTGACCAGGGGAGTTCCTTTCGCTTTACAGTGACCCTGCCCAGCCTGGGAACAAATGAGTCCCAATCCGGCCGGGAGGAAACACGGCATCAGGAACCGGCTGCATCCGGCCAGGAATCCGATTTCATCGAGTCCGGCTCGACACTGGATCTGGCTCAGGCCGCGGCCCTGGCTCGGGAGACAGCCGATCTGGTGGATCAGGATCTGGACCTGGCCTGGAACAAGATGCAGCAGGTGCTGACTCTGCCCTTGCCCAGGGATCTGTTGGCCCAAGCCCAAAAAGGGGCCGCCCTGCTGCAGGCATTTGACACTGACCAGGCCAGGCAGGAGCTGGAAGCCCTGATTGCCGGCATGAAGGCAGAATAACCAAAGGAGCGTGCATGTTCCGGAAGAAAGAGCCTCGAGTAACAGACAGGGAATTCGTGTACTCGGATTTTCCTGTTCAAATTAGAAGGGTGGAGGATATGGTCCCAAAGTTTCTGTTTCGTATTGCCCAACTGCTCACAGTTCTCTATTGGCTGGCCGGACTCATCTGCTCTCCGGCCCTGGCAGCCGACCCCTCCCCCATCTCCTTGACTCCTGAAGAGCGGCAGTGGCTCGATGATCACCCGGATATCACCCTGGGCAGCACCCTGGACTTTCCCCCGGCGGTTATGAAGGACGCCCAGGGCAGGCTCACCGGGGTGCTGCCCGCGTATATGGACATGCTTAATCGCCTGCTGGATACAGATATTCAACTCAAGGTGGGACCCTGGCCGGATATCGTTCAGGAGGCCAATAACCGGACCATCGACGGGCTGGCCTCCAGCATGCGGCTTGAGTCCCGTTCCTCGCATTTTCTCTTTACCCAGCCCGTGTCCCATGCCTACTATTACATTTACACCTATCTGCAGCGCCTTGATGAATTTCAAAACCTGGCTGATCTGCACGGCAAACGGGTGGCATACCAGAAAGAGGTGCAGGGAGCCAGAGAACTTCTTGATCAGCATCCACGGATAACACCAGTGCCCCTGCCTGACCTGGAGGCCGTGGCCGCGGCCCTGGTCAACCGGGAGGTAGATGCGGCCATTGCCGGCAGCACCCTGGAGTACTGGCGCAAAAAACATCTGGTGACCGGTTTTGAGATGGCCGGCATGATCCCGGAAAGCAGAACCGAACTGGTCTTCTCCATTCGCAAGGACTGGCCGGAATTGATCCCCATTCTGAACAAGGCCATCGCCGCAATCAGCCCGGAAACAAGCCAGGCCCTGCTCAAGAAGTGGTATGCACAGCCAGCCATGGCCTCGGTTGAGCCCCAGGTGGAGCTGACCGCCAGGGAAAAGCAATGGATCGCGGACCACCCCGGATTTACTGCGGGAGCCGTGGATATCCCGCCCTACATCATCCAGGAAAGGGACGGCCGGGTTACCGGATACTTTCCTGACCTGCTCCGCACCATCAGCTCTCAGGTTGGTCTGCATCCCAACTTTATCTTCACCACCATGTCCGAGCTGATGGAAAAGGCCGGAGATGGCCAGGTTGAGCTGATCCAGGGAGTGATCTGGAATGAAGAGCGGGCCGGAAGGTTCAATTTTTCCCCCTCCCATTCGCCCTTGAATATGGCCATTTTTGGGCGGAACGATGACTCCGGGATCAGTGGGTGGAACGCTCTGAGCGGCAAACGCATTGCATCCTTTCCCGATTACGGGATGCATGCGCATATGGCCGGACACATCCCGGATGCCCGCTTTGTCATGGCCGAGGACGGGGTGCAGATGTTGAGGCTGGTGGCTCTGAGCCAGGCGGATGCGGCCATTCAGGAACTGTACAGCGGGCAATATATGATCAGAAGCAACTATCTGAACAACCTGGAGGTCAAAGGATATGCGCAGATCCCGGGACTTGAGGATATGCAGGCCCATGCCTATATGATCCGCAAGGACCTGCCCGTGCTGGAATCGATTCTGACCAAGAGCTATCATGCCTTGAGTGAAGCAAAGAAAAAGCAGATTTGGGAGCGCTGGTTCGGACCTGAAGAGCAGGATTTAAAGGCCTTTTCCCGGGAAGAACAGGAATGGATGCAGAAGCATCCGGTCCTGCGTTTTGGTTTTGACCCGGCCTGGGCACCCATTGAATTTGCCGATCAGGAAGGTAGGCCCCAGGGGATTTCCCCCGAGTACTTGAAACGTTTGGAAGGCATACTGAGCGTGCGTTTTGAACCTCGGGCCCACTCATCCTTGACTGAGGCGGAAAGGAGTCTGCTGGAGGGCGATATCGCTCTGCTGCCGGCCATGGCCGGGACTCTGGACCGGGAAAAGGATTTTCTGTTCACGGAACCCTTTCTCTCCATCCCGGTGGCCATTTTTTCCGATACCAAGGCCGCCTATCTCGGGGGCATCTCCTCCCTGTACGGAAAAAAAGTGGCTGTGGTGCAGGGCTATGCCACCCACCAATGGCTGAAGCAGGATCACCCAGAGCTGAATCTTGTGCCAGCCCCCACCATTGAAGAGGGACTGCGCCTGGTGGCCAGGGGTCAGGCTTATGCCTTTGTAGGCAACCAGGTGGCCACCAGCTATTACATCGGTCAGACCGGGCTGACCTCCATCCGGGTAGCAGGGGAGACGCCCTATGTGTACCGTCTGGGCATGGCGGTATCCAGAGACCAGCCCATATTGCGCAACATCCTGCAAAAAGGGCTGGAGCGCATCCCCCAATCAGAAAGGAACGCCATTTACAACAACTGGATCTCCATCCAATACGCGCAGCAAATCGACTATACCTTGCTGTGGCAGGTGCTGGGCATGGGCATGGTCCTGCTGGGCGGTTTTCTCTACTGGAACCGGCGGCTGGCCAGGGAAGTCAGCCAGCGCAAACGCGCCGAAGAAGCAGTACTGAGAAGCGAGGGAATCCTTAAGGACATTCTCGAATCAACTCTATCTGG contains the following coding sequences:
- a CDS encoding transporter substrate-binding domain-containing protein codes for the protein MFRKKEPRVTDREFVYSDFPVQIRRVEDMVPKFLFRIAQLLTVLYWLAGLICSPALAADPSPISLTPEERQWLDDHPDITLGSTLDFPPAVMKDAQGRLTGVLPAYMDMLNRLLDTDIQLKVGPWPDIVQEANNRTIDGLASSMRLESRSSHFLFTQPVSHAYYYIYTYLQRLDEFQNLADLHGKRVAYQKEVQGARELLDQHPRITPVPLPDLEAVAAALVNREVDAAIAGSTLEYWRKKHLVTGFEMAGMIPESRTELVFSIRKDWPELIPILNKAIAAISPETSQALLKKWYAQPAMASVEPQVELTAREKQWIADHPGFTAGAVDIPPYIIQERDGRVTGYFPDLLRTISSQVGLHPNFIFTTMSELMEKAGDGQVELIQGVIWNEERAGRFNFSPSHSPLNMAIFGRNDDSGISGWNALSGKRIASFPDYGMHAHMAGHIPDARFVMAEDGVQMLRLVALSQADAAIQELYSGQYMIRSNYLNNLEVKGYAQIPGLEDMQAHAYMIRKDLPVLESILTKSYHALSEAKKKQIWERWFGPEEQDLKAFSREEQEWMQKHPVLRFGFDPAWAPIEFADQEGRPQGISPEYLKRLEGILSVRFEPRAHSSLTEAERSLLEGDIALLPAMAGTLDREKDFLFTEPFLSIPVAIFSDTKAAYLGGISSLYGKKVAVVQGYATHQWLKQDHPELNLVPAPTIEEGLRLVARGQAYAFVGNQVATSYYIGQTGLTSIRVAGETPYVYRLGMAVSRDQPILRNILQKGLERIPQSERNAIYNNWISIQYAQQIDYTLLWQVLGMGMVLLGGFLYWNRRLAREVSQRKRAEEAVLRSEGILKDILESTLSGYWDWNLVNNTEYLSPTFKRMFGYEDHEMESSPEAWQKIIFPEDLPGVLEAFNRHVKSRGREPYYSEVRYRHRDDSTVWVICAGRVIEWTEDGEPVRMVGCHLDITERKLAEEKLQQSAEQLKMKNMELDSALAQAEAATRAKSDFLANMSHEIRTPMNGVIGMVDLLLDTDLSPRQLRFAQAIKQSGQALLGIVNDILDISKVEAGKLDIQAQDFDLTEFLEQCCSGASVLARKKGLRFDSYIHPDVPSHLRGDPKLLRQILNNLIGNAVKFTEQGEVEIWVEEERDDAGMLEYWHAGIDEAGRGKGEEKRLTVRPSDGLPVPPSHCPTVLLLFTVRDTGIGISPENFDMLFDKFTQVDFSTTRRFEGTGLGLALTKLLVEKQGGRIWVESELGRGTCFTFTLPVTRAQGLLDSADFIKKDEVPDLTRIKGARILLAEDNEINQEIVVENLRKWGMSVQVVGSGQEAVSALTSQDFDLVLMDIQMPGMDGLEATRRIRSQKSGVRSQETGRQRIPIIAMTAHAMAGDRDKSLGAGMNDHITKPIDPEELLRVLAAWIKPATRRADTVEPSPGMEQEENEGQKEHPPQMPQMPGVNTSLGLSRASGNQTLYRKLLAGFQSRHLGSAQEMERLLQAGQVQDAVRLAHTLKGTAANLGMDELSEAAGALMHGLESKARDSASLIAEVRSWLSTVGNSLEELAGRPSESASEAGSSGDLDTGQAAALAREAAGMADQDLSLAMDKLQVLLDMPLPPEMLARGQRVFSLLDEFEIDQAALELEDMARDLEKTGGYNE
- a CDS encoding ATP-binding protein, which codes for MHHESYKRFIECSFFGYAYHKVILNDQGRPVDYEFIEVNAGFEKMTGLTAEKILGRKVTEVLPGIQDSSFDWIGFYGRIAVEQTEEEFEQYSEPLKRWYKVSAYSPKKHHFVTIIQDITSEKGSEVKLLESREQKAATLHSIGDGVVSCDKSGRIQDMNPAAENLTGWTLDESVGRPLEEVFNSVALKDRGKEENPVSRVLRQGLAVDQDRYSVLLSRNGGKITIKTSCSPIRDNTGGITGAVLVFRDVTREHTANLLTQKRLELHDYAAVHSLDELMTKVLDDAEEFVDSSIGFYHFVEKDQKTLSLQRWSTRSLQELCHMPGNKMHYSIDQAGVWVEAAQRKKTVIHNDYESMPDKKGLPEGHARVIREVVVPVIRDGRVVAIMGLGNKPTDYDEKDVEIISFFADVTWDLVKQKRTQEALQNSITEKNLAQQELQRNARNLEIKNAELDTARIKAQAANRAKSEFLANMSHEVRTPMNAVMGMSSLLLDTELTSRQKEYALSIQRNSESLLRLISDILDISRIEREKLSLDIDEFNLQSFLEQLASEFQPKARKKNLEFTFDAGPEINCIVSGDEQRIRQILANLLDNAIKFTPRGHVEFSAQILEEEKNPHSGGRNMVTLDFEVRDSGIGISEDKLDHIFEKFSQADSSSVREYGGTGLGLAVARQLALLMKGDIRVASKPDQGSSFRFTVTLPSLGTNESQSGREETRHQEPAASGQESDFIESGSTLDLAQAAALARETADLVDQDLDLAWNKMQQVLTLPLPRDLLAQAQKGAALLQAFDTDQARQELEALIAGMKAE